A window from Lactiplantibacillus pentosus encodes these proteins:
- the cytX gene encoding putative hydroxymethylpyrimidine transporter CytX has protein sequence MKTGRLFRSQFLLWLGAAISIAEILTGTLIAPLGLTRGLAAIILGHLIGCGLFLVPAGYLGAKLHRSALASAELAFGQGGVWLASGLNALQLVGWTAVMIVNAQLAMNSISGQLFGFKSPILMATIVAVLIIGWLLMGSQLLFKINNFVVGLLVIGTVLMLTMVFMAPATAHLLPADSLTFGQAVELNVTMALSWLPLIGDYTQRVDRPLPVALVSAGGYMLGSIVMFVTGLLVVLRTGQTDITALLTRSGLGLIALLIIVFSTVTTTFLDTYSAATSLANLTGSRHINRLAIGVTVVGLVIALTVAMTYYENFLYLIGSVFTPLYAIIFVTYFIRKATLPYWLNFSWWVIGIVAYYQLQKLDFIGGTTLLVLVGLGLAVWLSGLVVKLAPLTRGELSR, from the coding sequence ACGGGAACGTTGATTGCGCCGTTAGGGTTAACGCGCGGGTTAGCGGCGATTATCCTCGGCCACCTGATTGGCTGTGGCCTGTTTTTGGTGCCAGCTGGGTACTTAGGTGCCAAGCTGCACCGCTCGGCGTTGGCTTCAGCTGAGCTGGCGTTTGGTCAGGGTGGTGTCTGGCTAGCTTCTGGGCTAAATGCCTTACAACTGGTCGGTTGGACCGCCGTCATGATCGTCAATGCCCAGCTAGCAATGAACAGTATCAGCGGGCAGCTATTTGGCTTCAAAAGTCCTATCTTGATGGCAACGATTGTGGCTGTTCTGATTATCGGTTGGTTATTGATGGGCAGTCAGCTCCTATTCAAAATCAACAATTTCGTGGTCGGTTTACTCGTGATTGGGACCGTCCTGATGCTCACGATGGTCTTCATGGCCCCCGCCACAGCACATTTGCTACCGGCAGACAGTCTGACTTTTGGTCAAGCAGTCGAGCTAAACGTCACGATGGCACTGTCCTGGTTACCGCTGATTGGGGATTACACGCAGCGTGTTGACCGACCGTTACCCGTTGCACTGGTCAGCGCTGGGGGCTACATGCTTGGGAGCATCGTGATGTTTGTGACTGGGTTGTTAGTCGTTTTGCGAACAGGCCAAACCGATATTACGGCCCTGTTGACGCGCTCAGGTCTCGGGCTGATTGCGTTACTGATTATCGTCTTCTCAACGGTCACGACGACTTTCTTGGATACGTATTCGGCGGCCACCAGTCTGGCGAATTTGACCGGTAGTCGGCATATTAACCGACTCGCAATCGGCGTGACCGTCGTGGGGCTGGTGATTGCGTTGACCGTGGCCATGACCTACTATGAGAACTTCTTGTACCTGATTGGTTCGGTCTTCACGCCATTGTACGCGATTATCTTCGTCACCTACTTTATCCGCAAAGCAACGTTACCATACTGGCTCAATTTTAGTTGGTGGGTGATTGGCATCGTTGCGTACTATCAGCTCCAAAAACTAGACTTTATTGGTGGCACGACGCTATTAGTGCTAGTTGGTTTAGGGTTAGCGGTCTGGTTGAGTGGCTTAGTCGTCAAACTAGCGCCACTGACGCGCGGCGAGCTTAGTCGTTGA
- a CDS encoding gamma-glutamyl-gamma-aminobutyrate hydrolase family protein → MSKPIIGIAPGVITVDSQMFPGRQRDYVNRDYLRSITANGGVPLVLPVTTDEATIARYVTLIDGLLLCGGADVAPAMYGEEPQPKLGGIDPERDQYEMALIRATHAADKPVLGICRGLQILNACYGGSLYQDMSYLPAGQGTLKHMQGQLAAYGSHQVTVTPESTLATYLGTTKLAVNSFHHQALKQVADGFQAVAQSSDQVVEAIESTDGALQLGVQWHPEMMQQADSIQAQLFARFVVAC, encoded by the coding sequence ATGAGCAAACCAATTATTGGCATTGCACCTGGCGTGATTACGGTCGACAGTCAGATGTTTCCGGGCCGGCAACGCGATTACGTGAACCGCGATTATTTGCGGTCGATTACGGCTAATGGTGGCGTGCCGCTAGTGTTGCCAGTGACGACGGATGAGGCAACGATTGCACGCTACGTCACGCTAATTGACGGCTTATTATTATGCGGTGGCGCAGACGTGGCCCCCGCGATGTATGGTGAGGAGCCACAGCCCAAGCTGGGTGGAATCGACCCAGAACGAGATCAGTATGAAATGGCGCTGATTCGGGCGACCCACGCGGCAGATAAACCCGTTTTAGGCATTTGCCGTGGCTTACAAATTTTGAACGCGTGCTACGGTGGTAGTTTGTATCAGGACATGAGTTATTTACCGGCGGGGCAAGGGACGCTCAAACACATGCAGGGCCAGTTAGCCGCGTATGGTAGTCATCAAGTGACCGTAACCCCTGAGTCGACCTTAGCGACATACTTAGGAACGACCAAGCTGGCGGTCAATTCATTCCACCATCAAGCATTGAAGCAGGTGGCGGATGGCTTTCAAGCCGTTGCTCAGAGTTCAGACCAGGTCGTCGAAGCCATTGAATCGACGGATGGCGCCCTCCAATTAGGCGTCCAGTGGCACCCTGAAATGATGCAGCAAGCTGATTCGATTCAAGCACAACTGTTTGCGCGGTTTGTGGTGGCTTGCTGA
- a CDS encoding FAD-dependent oxidoreductase, with protein MAEVYQGVTHGFHGPITANVTIEDQKIKKIDAEYSQAATVGALGIARMKAQILAQQSTDVDAVTGASTSANAFKAAVEKAIAVSQQTLSEEAGRDINVPSPKSGPVDEVTGASANPLQAPTNPSPVTPAEVASEHATFDATYDVIVVGAGGAGLSAAVQAASEGLSVLICEKAGIAGGTTNYSGGVVQAAGTKYQKQFTTYQNDTPEKHANEWLAAGENSVDADLVHDLATNAPKNIEWLADLGIKWHAVYGHTQIPYEQSEDFADRIHVYEGGGGMAGGTVLAQTLLKRALEKGAKISYDTTVTTLITANDHSITGVKARVKKQVTSFKARYGVILATASIDHNQALAFQYSPQQYNDLLFNTCLSAKTDTGDGILLGQSVGAAIQGMGGCIDFDGKTGNGTDNRVPAMPMIFVNGRGKRFVCEDATYAYQYRAIFQQEKQFKTPTYMIFADSSLQANGAWWTADSLSEDVKKGTVIAADSLTDLATAINVPVDNLTASVTAWNQQASAGQDTEFGRQTGIQALAGKWYAYRNRATNLGAIGGLKINVDCQVLDNFDQPITNLYAAGLNAGGWIGQYYPGSGTAIAGIVHQGRKAAEKISALAAARMS; from the coding sequence ATGGCAGAAGTATACCAAGGTGTGACGCACGGATTTCATGGTCCAATCACTGCGAACGTGACGATTGAAGATCAGAAAATTAAAAAGATCGATGCTGAATATTCCCAAGCTGCGACGGTCGGGGCGTTAGGAATCGCGAGAATGAAGGCACAGATTCTAGCCCAACAATCAACGGATGTCGATGCCGTTACTGGGGCAAGTACCAGTGCAAATGCTTTTAAGGCAGCGGTTGAAAAAGCCATCGCTGTTTCACAACAAACGCTATCTGAAGAAGCCGGACGAGATATCAACGTGCCGAGTCCCAAGTCAGGGCCTGTAGATGAAGTGACTGGAGCATCAGCAAACCCCTTGCAAGCACCGACTAATCCGTCACCGGTGACGCCTGCCGAAGTGGCTTCTGAGCATGCAACGTTTGATGCCACCTATGATGTGATTGTCGTCGGCGCTGGTGGTGCTGGTTTGTCAGCGGCAGTCCAGGCAGCTAGCGAAGGCCTATCCGTGCTAATTTGTGAAAAAGCAGGCATTGCCGGAGGGACCACCAATTATTCCGGCGGCGTAGTGCAGGCTGCAGGCACAAAATATCAGAAACAATTTACAACTTATCAGAATGATACGCCAGAAAAGCATGCTAATGAGTGGCTGGCAGCCGGCGAAAATTCGGTCGACGCTGACCTTGTCCATGATTTAGCAACCAATGCGCCTAAAAACATCGAATGGTTAGCGGATCTCGGTATTAAATGGCATGCGGTTTACGGCCATACCCAAATTCCATATGAGCAATCCGAAGACTTTGCAGATCGAATTCATGTTTACGAAGGCGGTGGCGGTATGGCTGGCGGCACCGTGTTGGCGCAAACCTTACTCAAGCGAGCGCTAGAAAAGGGTGCAAAAATCAGCTATGACACGACCGTGACGACATTGATCACGGCGAATGACCACTCGATTACTGGGGTGAAAGCACGTGTTAAGAAGCAAGTCACGAGTTTTAAAGCTCGGTATGGCGTGATTTTGGCAACGGCCAGCATCGATCATAACCAAGCGCTGGCCTTTCAATATAGTCCTCAGCAGTACAATGACTTACTATTTAATACTTGTCTCTCTGCTAAGACCGATACGGGTGACGGGATTTTATTAGGCCAGTCAGTTGGCGCTGCTATTCAAGGCATGGGTGGTTGTATTGACTTTGATGGCAAGACTGGAAACGGGACTGACAACCGGGTTCCGGCGATGCCGATGATTTTTGTCAACGGTCGTGGCAAACGCTTTGTTTGTGAAGACGCGACTTACGCTTATCAATATCGAGCTATCTTCCAACAAGAGAAGCAATTCAAGACACCGACCTACATGATTTTTGCTGACTCGTCATTACAAGCGAATGGTGCTTGGTGGACAGCGGACTCACTGTCTGAAGATGTTAAAAAGGGCACCGTGATTGCGGCGGATTCGCTGACTGATTTAGCAACTGCAATCAACGTGCCAGTTGATAATCTGACTGCCAGCGTGACTGCCTGGAACCAGCAAGCATCAGCTGGACAGGATACGGAATTTGGTCGTCAGACGGGCATTCAAGCGCTGGCGGGTAAGTGGTATGCTTACCGTAATCGGGCCACAAACCTGGGTGCGATTGGTGGTCTGAAAATTAATGTCGATTGTCAGGTACTAGATAATTTTGACCAGCCAATCACGAATCTGTATGCAGCTGGCTTGAACGCTGGTGGTTGGATTGGACAATACTATCCTGGTTCAGGAACTGCGATTGCGGGTATCGTGCACCAGGGCCGTAAAGCAGCTGAAAAGATTAGTGCGTTGGCGGCGGCACGGATGTCGTAG